From a region of the Lactuca sativa cultivar Salinas chromosome 4, Lsat_Salinas_v11, whole genome shotgun sequence genome:
- the LOC111894410 gene encoding cysteine--tRNA ligase 2, cytoplasmic, whose translation MAEVRGSDFQIYNTMTKQKEKFVPLVPGKVAMYVCGVTSYDFSHIGHARAYVAFDVLFRYLKHLGYEVKYVRNFTDVDDKIIKRANELGEDPLALSGRFCQEFLIDMADLQCLPPNEQPRVSDHMDQIRDMISKIIDNNWAYPVDGDVYFSVGIPPNNFPNYGRLSGRKPEDNRAGERIAIDSRKRNPADFALWKAAKPGEISWESPWGPGRPGWHIECSAMSATYLTEKFDIHGGGMDLIFPHHENEIAQSSAACPNSNITYWMHNGFVTANDEKMSKSIGNFFTIREVTKLYHPLALRHFLMGTHYRSPVNYSISQIEISSESIFYIYQTLEDCESAVAQEKDLAATVSGGKKYPSTADAQKCITDLKTHFEKKMSDDLHTPSILNDALQEALRLLNKILSMLKKKLQKPQKLSYIQSLVELEKEVRDVLDVLGLLSSSTYTEVLKQLKEKALKRAELSEEDILQRIEERALARKNKDFLRGDQIRSYLTSKGIALMDVGKDTIWRPCVPAGAEEENPTQTLVKASDGQLPGPPDTSDGQLSKSAAVLTL comes from the exons ATGGCGGAAGTGCGTGGGTCTGATTTTCAGATATATAACACCATGACGAAACAGAAGGAGAAATTCGTGCCCTTAGTTCCTGGCAAAGTCGCCATGTACGTCTGTGGCGTTACATCTTATGACTTCAGTCATATTGGTCACGCTCGTGCCTATGTCGCCTTCGATGTTCTCTTTCG GTATTTGAAACATTTGGGCTATGAAGTTAAATATGTCCGAAACTTCACTGATGTAGATGACAAG ATTATCAAAAGAGCCAATGAGCTTGGGGAGGATCCACTAGCTTTAAGTGGTAGATTTTGCCAAGAGTTTCTAATCGACATGGCTGATCTTCAATGCTTGCCTCCTAATGAACAACCTCGTGTCTCAGATCACATGGATCAAATAAGAGATATGATATCAAAG ATAATTGACAACAATTGGGCTTATCCTGTAGATGGAGATGTCTATTTTTCAGTTGGAATTCCTCCCAATAATTTTCCCAATTACGGGAGGTTATCAGGGAGAAAGCCTGAAGACAATAGAGCTGGTGAACGTATTGCTATTGATTCAAGAAAAAGAAATCCAGCTGATTTTGCATTGTGGAAA GCTGCTAAGCCAGGGGAGATCAGTTGGGAGAGCCCGTGGGGCCCGGGAAGGCCAGGGTGGCATATTGAATGCAGTGCAATGAGTGCAACTTATTTAACAGAAAAATTTGATATTCATGGTGGTGGAATGGATCTAATCTTTCCACATCATGAAAATGAGATTGCTCAAAGCTCTGCTGCATGTCCAAATAGTAATATCACTTACTGGATGCACAACGGTTTTGTCACTGCAAATGATGAAAAAATGTCAAAATCCATTGGCAACTTTTTTACTATTCGTGag GTGACTAAATTATATCACCCACTTGCTTTGAGGCATTTCTTGATGGGCACACATTATCGTTCTCCAGTCAATTACTCAATTTCTCAAATCGAGATCTCCTCAGAATCCATCTTTTATATTTATCAG acTCTGGAAGATTGTGAGAGTGCTGTTGCACAAGAAAAGGATTTGGCTGCTACTGTTTCTGGTGGGAAAAAATATCCATCGACTGCTGATGCCCAAAAGTGTATTACAGATCTTAAAACtcactttgaaaaaaaaatgtctgATGATTTACACACACCTTCTATTCTCAATGACGCTCTCCAAGAAGCCTTAAGATTGCTCAATAAAATACTAAGCATGCTCAAG aaaaagcttcaaaaaccACAGAAGTTATCATACATTCAGTCGCTGGTTGAGTTGGAGAAAGAAGTGAGGGACGTTTTAGACGTTTTAGGACTGCTTTCCAGTTCTACATATACCGAG GTTTTGAAGCAGTTGAAAGAGAAAGCATTGAAGAGAGCTGAGTTGAGTGAAGAGGACATATTACAACGTATTGAAGAACGTGCATTGGCTAGAAAGAACAAAGATTTCTTACGTGGTGATCAAATCAGGAGTTATTTGACTTCAAAAGGTATTGCTTTGATGGATGTTGGGAAGGACACCATTTGGCGCCCATGTGTGCCAGCTGGCGCAGAAGAAGAAAACCCGACACAGACTCTGGTCAAGGCATCAGATGGTCAACTGCCGGGCCCACCTGACACCTCAGATGGTCAACTTTCCAAGTCAGCTGCGGTGTTGACTCTGTGA